One genomic segment of Pleurocapsa minor HA4230-MV1 includes these proteins:
- a CDS encoding SDR family oxidoreductase, which yields MTISADQIPAQSQNQKPAFESEMNPAPQYDRDSYKGSDKLKGKVALITGGDSGIGRSVAVLYAKEGADVAIVYLNEHEDAQKTKQLVEAQGQKCLIIAGDISGEKFCHEAVAKTVAELGKLDILVNNAAEQYMENAETLEDIDSARLGSIFSTNIFSMFYFCRAAIPHLKEGSSIINTTSINAYKGNASLLSYSTTKGAILAFTRSLSQSLLAKGIRVNGVAPGPIWTPFIPDAFPAEQVKGFGKQVPMERPGQPVEVATSFVFLASDDSSYFAGQVLHPNGGVVVNA from the coding sequence ATGACTATTTCCGCCGATCAAATTCCTGCTCAGTCTCAGAATCAAAAGCCAGCATTTGAATCTGAAATGAATCCAGCACCCCAGTACGATCGCGACAGCTACAAAGGCAGCGATAAATTAAAGGGGAAAGTTGCCCTAATTACAGGTGGGGACAGTGGTATTGGTCGCTCTGTGGCAGTACTCTACGCTAAAGAAGGTGCAGATGTGGCGATCGTTTATCTCAACGAACATGAAGATGCCCAGAAAACTAAACAACTAGTCGAAGCTCAAGGGCAAAAATGCTTAATTATTGCAGGCGACATTAGTGGTGAAAAATTTTGTCATGAAGCAGTGGCAAAAACCGTTGCTGAATTAGGCAAGCTAGATATTTTAGTTAATAATGCTGCCGAGCAATATATGGAAAATGCCGAAACTTTAGAAGATATCGATTCGGCACGTTTGGGCAGTATTTTTAGCACCAACATCTTTTCCATGTTTTACTTTTGTCGAGCTGCTATTCCTCACCTCAAGGAAGGTAGTTCAATTATCAACACTACCTCGATCAATGCCTACAAAGGTAACGCATCTTTACTGAGCTATTCCACAACTAAAGGTGCAATCCTCGCCTTTACTCGTTCCTTGTCTCAGTCTTTACTAGCAAAAGGTATTCGTGTTAACGGTGTTGCGCCTGGCCCAATTTGGACTCCTTTTATTCCCGATGCTTTTCCCGCCGAACAGGTCAAAGGTTTTGGGAAACAAGTTCCCATGGAACGTCCTGGTCAACCAGTTGAAGTTGCCACCAGCTTTGTTTTCTTAGCTTCGGATGATTCTTCTTATTTTGCAGGACAGGTGCTACACCCTAATGGTGGCGTAGTTGTAAATGCATAG
- a CDS encoding sulfite exporter TauE/SafE family protein produces MLDLLLIVALGFLGSFGHCIGMCGPLTVALALSQGDRDANEHRPPKINGWQFHLLLNLGRVISYALVGAALGSVGSIVVASGQLAGIGSNLRQVMAIVTGSLLIWFGIGQIKPNWLPRLPFLHPLSGEIHSRLNSGMNQLSTQQQWWTPFLLGGAWGLIPCGFLYTAQLKAVETGSLLAGTLTMLCFGLGTAPMMLGVGISASKVSADRRSQLFRLGGWVTLAIGILTLLRSDVMVDYTGHGALLLLMLALIARPLSGFWTVPLQYRRLIGVGAFILALAHTAHMLDHSLNWNLDAIAFMLPQHRLGMVLGILSLALMFPAAITSSDRLQQKLGRRWRRIHLLTVPGLILAVGHTVLLGSHYWGDLQVSWDNKLRVAVVIFLTSLILLSRSSLLGKIIGRQFYIPPKT; encoded by the coding sequence GTGTTAGATTTACTGCTCATTGTTGCTTTGGGATTTTTGGGAAGTTTTGGTCACTGCATCGGGATGTGTGGGCCATTGACTGTAGCATTAGCCTTGTCTCAAGGCGATCGCGACGCTAACGAGCATCGCCCGCCAAAAATTAATGGTTGGCAATTTCATCTACTCCTTAATCTAGGTCGAGTCATCAGCTATGCCTTGGTTGGTGCTGCTTTAGGTAGTGTGGGGTCAATTGTAGTTGCCAGTGGGCAATTGGCAGGTATTGGTAGTAATCTACGGCAAGTAATGGCGATCGTCACAGGAAGTCTACTAATTTGGTTCGGCATTGGGCAAATAAAACCCAACTGGCTACCACGTCTACCCTTTTTACATCCCCTATCAGGAGAAATTCACAGTCGTTTAAATTCGGGGATGAATCAGCTTTCTACTCAACAACAGTGGTGGACTCCCTTCCTGTTAGGAGGAGCTTGGGGACTAATTCCTTGTGGCTTTTTATACACAGCACAGCTAAAAGCAGTAGAAACAGGAAGCTTACTAGCTGGTACACTGACAATGCTTTGTTTTGGCTTAGGTACAGCCCCCATGATGTTAGGGGTAGGCATATCTGCTTCTAAAGTGAGTGCAGATCGACGTAGCCAACTGTTTAGGCTAGGAGGCTGGGTAACGTTAGCAATTGGGATTTTAACTCTGTTGCGCTCTGATGTAATGGTGGACTATACAGGACATGGTGCATTGTTACTACTGATGCTGGCATTGATTGCTCGTCCTCTCAGTGGCTTCTGGACAGTACCCTTACAATATCGTCGGCTCATTGGCGTGGGTGCATTTATCCTCGCCTTGGCTCATACTGCCCACATGTTAGACCATTCCTTAAATTGGAATCTTGACGCGATCGCCTTTATGTTACCTCAGCATCGTCTGGGTATGGTATTAGGCATTCTCAGTCTAGCCTTGATGTTTCCTGCGGCAATTACTAGTAGCGATCGCCTACAACAAAAACTGGGTAGACGCTGGCGTAGAATTCATCTTTTGACTGTACCTGGTTTGATCTTAGCGGTTGGTCATACGGTGTTGCTAGGTTCTCATTATTGGGGAGACTTACAGGTAAGCTGGGACAATAAGCTTAGAGTCGCTGTAGTGATCTTTTTAACTAGTCTAATTCTGCTGTCTCGCTCCTCCTTATTAGGTAAAATTATTGGTCGCCAGTTTTATATTCCACCTAAAACTTAG
- a CDS encoding LL-diaminopimelate aminotransferase → MQFARRLQSISRNVFADMDRAKTQAKSLGKEIIDLSLGSSDLPVAQATLKAIANALEDPSTHGYLLHAGTKDFRVAAADWYSKRFGIAVDPETEVLPLIGSQEGTAHLPLAILNPGDIALLLDPGYPSHAGGVYLAGGVIYPMPLLAENAFLPVFADIPLEILSKSKMMVLSYPHNPTTAIAPLTFFNQAVNFCRQHNLVLVHDFPYVDLVFDSQVFAPSILQADPQKELSIEFFTLSKSYNMGGFRIGYAIGNRSLIQALRQIKAVVDFNQYRGILTGAIAALSSSPESIAQTVQTFQQRRDVFIQALQDIGWSVPSPSATMYIWAKLPEPWQHNSVDFCTKLVAQTGVAASPGAGFGQAGEGYIRFALVRDPDTLRHAAQKIQQFLQTSSKS, encoded by the coding sequence ATGCAATTTGCCAGACGACTACAATCTATTTCCCGCAACGTCTTTGCTGATATGGATCGCGCTAAAACTCAAGCTAAAAGTTTAGGCAAAGAAATTATTGATTTATCTTTAGGTTCATCAGATTTACCTGTTGCTCAAGCTACTCTTAAGGCGATCGCTAATGCCCTAGAAGATCCGAGTACTCACGGTTATCTACTTCATGCTGGAACTAAAGATTTTCGTGTTGCTGCTGCCGACTGGTATAGTAAACGGTTTGGTATCGCCGTCGATCCTGAGACAGAGGTTTTACCCTTAATTGGCTCTCAGGAAGGAACAGCCCATTTACCCTTAGCTATCCTTAACCCAGGTGATATTGCCTTACTTTTAGATCCTGGTTATCCTTCCCATGCAGGTGGGGTGTATCTCGCAGGAGGGGTAATTTATCCTATGCCTTTACTGGCGGAAAACGCTTTTCTACCTGTGTTTGCAGATATACCTCTAGAGATACTATCAAAATCAAAAATGATGGTGCTAAGTTATCCCCATAATCCCACTACAGCGATCGCACCTTTAACCTTTTTCAACCAAGCCGTAAACTTTTGTCGCCAACACAATTTAGTTTTGGTACATGATTTTCCCTATGTAGATCTGGTATTTGATTCACAAGTATTCGCCCCATCTATCTTGCAAGCCGATCCCCAAAAAGAATTAAGCATTGAATTCTTTACTCTTTCCAAATCCTATAACATGGGCGGATTTCGCATCGGTTATGCGATCGGCAATCGCTCTTTAATTCAAGCCTTGAGGCAAATAAAAGCAGTGGTGGATTTTAATCAATATCGGGGTATTTTAACTGGGGCGATCGCAGCTTTGTCTAGTTCTCCAGAATCCATAGCTCAAACAGTGCAGACTTTTCAACAACGCCGAGATGTTTTCATCCAAGCACTCCAAGATATTGGTTGGTCAGTACCATCTCCCAGTGCCACTATGTATATTTGGGCAAAACTACCCGAACCCTGGCAACATAATTCCGTTGACTTCTGCACTAAATTGGTGGCGCAGACTGGAGTTGCTGCCTCTCCTGGAGCAGGATTTGGGCAGGCGGGGGAAGGCTATATACGGTTTGCTTTAGTCAGAGATCCCGATACTTTGCGTCATGCAGCACAAAAAATCCAACAGTTTTTGCAAACATCATCAAAGTCTTAG
- a CDS encoding type II toxin-antitoxin system PemK/MazF family toxin has protein sequence MSKKILAQEPPLEFRPKKGMVADFNLNPTKGSETGKIRPCIVVTNDIYNARLSVIQVVPLTEWSEKKSRILTNVTLINNKTNGLDKKSIADCLQTRPVDYTKRFVQYRGVITPKNLQKINDALITIFGLEI, from the coding sequence TTGAGTAAAAAGATTCTCGCTCAAGAACCGCCTTTAGAATTCAGACCAAAAAAAGGGATGGTCGCGGATTTTAATCTCAATCCCACTAAAGGTTCGGAAACTGGTAAAATTCGCCCTTGTATCGTGGTTACCAATGATATTTACAATGCCAGACTGAGCGTTATTCAAGTTGTCCCACTTACGGAATGGTCAGAAAAAAAAAGTAGAATTTTAACCAATGTTACCCTAATCAATAATAAGACCAATGGATTGGACAAAAAATCAATTGCTGATTGTCTACAGACAAGACCAGTTGATTATACTAAGCGATTTGTCCAATATCGTGGAGTAATTACTCCCAAAAATCTCCAAAAAATAAATGATGCCTTAATCACTATTTTTGGGCTAGAAATTTGA
- a CDS encoding heavy metal transport/detoxification protein, translating into MEFHVPTLDSKEKSTELKEVILTSEPNADVNIDLDSQKIMIESEASAETFKQLIVATGHKIS; encoded by the coding sequence ATGGAATTTCATGTACCTACCTTAGACAGTAAGGAAAAAAGCACAGAGCTAAAAGAAGTAATTTTAACTTCTGAGCCAAATGCTGATGTCAATATTGATTTAGATTCTCAGAAAATAATGATTGAGTCTGAAGCATCTGCTGAAACTTTTAAACAGTTGATTGTGGCAACGGGACATAAAATTAGCTAG
- a CDS encoding cytochrome b N-terminal domain-containing protein → MNSFNYNFVLRRTATILSIVILTLAIIAAISGILIGFYYEPVAGDAYQSLNQIDDSISNGWLIYSLHNLAGNGIIAVALIQIIVMFLGRQFKRSWLTGWIGGILLTLSTIGLGWTAMILSWDQLGYWRLKVELSIIESVPIAGTFIVNLLTGGSGINTTTILHFYTLHSYVLSTAAIALAIVHLVALVIQEQEQKKLLLQQLEKLSASIPAQKTVSENTSTKV, encoded by the coding sequence ATGAATTCTTTTAACTATAATTTCGTGTTGCGACGAACCGCAACTATTTTATCAATTGTCATTCTAACTTTGGCAATTATCGCAGCTATATCAGGTATTTTAATCGGATTTTACTACGAACCTGTTGCGGGAGATGCCTATCAATCCTTAAACCAAATAGATGACTCTATATCGAATGGTTGGCTAATCTACAGCCTGCATAACTTAGCTGGTAATGGCATTATTGCCGTGGCATTAATTCAGATTATAGTCATGTTTCTAGGTAGACAATTTAAACGTAGTTGGTTGACGGGATGGATCGGCGGTATTTTACTAACCTTGTCAACTATTGGTTTGGGTTGGACGGCGATGATTCTTAGCTGGGATCAATTAGGTTACTGGCGTTTAAAAGTTGAATTGAGCATTATTGAATCTGTGCCAATTGCGGGAACATTTATTGTCAATCTATTAACAGGTGGTAGTGGCATAAATACCACGACAATTTTACATTTTTATACGCTCCACAGCTATGTTCTATCTACAGCTGCGATCGCTTTAGCCATAGTTCATTTAGTAGCTTTAGTTATTCAAGAACAAGAACAAAAAAAATTATTATTACAGCAGCTAGAAAAGTTATCAGCATCTATTCCAGCCCAAAAAACTGTTTCAGAAAACACTAGCACCAAGGTTTAA
- a CDS encoding nucleotidyltransferase family protein, whose amino-acid sequence MNLKNTRQSLQKDDVIELLNSYKPSLQEFKVKSLLIFGSVARDEANAESDVDLLVEFEQTIGLFTFVRLQRYLEKILGCKVDLGTPDSLKEDLREVVLQEAIRAF is encoded by the coding sequence ATGAATCTCAAAAATACTAGGCAATCCCTTCAAAAAGACGATGTTATAGAATTGTTAAACTCTTACAAACCTTCTCTTCAAGAATTTAAGGTCAAATCTTTACTAATCTTCGGCTCAGTTGCACGTGATGAAGCCAATGCCGAGAGTGATGTAGATTTGCTAGTTGAGTTCGAGCAAACTATTGGATTGTTCACTTTCGTTAGATTGCAGCGATATTTAGAGAAAATTTTGGGTTGTAAAGTAGATTTGGGAACACCAGATTCTCTCAAAGAAGATTTACGAGAGGTAGTCTTACAGGAGGCTATACGTGCCTTCTAG
- a CDS encoding alpha/beta hydrolase: MFIPPGFSQKSIQTSLGYIAYYTNDRPPWKEAETDERETLVFLHGLGGGSSAYEWSKVYPAFAAQYRILAPDLLGWGRSAHPQRNEQVEDYLITIEEFIKHTCTKPVTVIASALTAAFTIRVAIATPELFKSLILTTAAGLNELSKDYQDNFFTQLAATPIVDRLLYNTGVATSFGIRSFLEQRQFANKDRITPEMVEAYLQSAKQPNAEYAALSFVRGDLCFDLTQYITQLTTPTALIWGQASEYTGPEVGYRLQALNPQAIRIMYQLNNVGFTPQLELPAVTIGLIQQFLPQLESTVENY, translated from the coding sequence ATGTTTATTCCTCCTGGTTTCAGCCAAAAATCTATTCAAACGAGCTTAGGCTACATAGCTTACTACACCAACGATCGCCCACCCTGGAAGGAAGCAGAAACTGATGAGCGAGAAACCCTAGTGTTTTTGCATGGTTTGGGTGGTGGTTCATCGGCTTATGAGTGGTCAAAAGTTTATCCCGCTTTTGCTGCCCAATATCGCATCCTCGCCCCCGATCTGCTAGGTTGGGGAAGATCGGCTCATCCCCAACGCAACGAGCAAGTGGAAGACTATTTGATAACCATCGAAGAATTTATCAAACACACCTGCACCAAACCCGTTACAGTAATAGCCTCCGCACTTACCGCCGCCTTTACCATTCGGGTAGCGATCGCAACTCCAGAGTTATTTAAATCCTTAATTCTAACTACCGCAGCAGGATTGAATGAGCTTAGTAAAGATTATCAAGACAACTTTTTTACTCAATTAGCTGCCACGCCGATAGTCGATCGCCTACTTTACAATACGGGAGTAGCTACCAGTTTTGGCATTCGTAGTTTTTTAGAACAAAGACAGTTTGCTAATAAAGACCGAATCACTCCCGAAATGGTAGAGGCATACTTGCAATCGGCAAAACAACCCAATGCCGAATATGCTGCACTATCTTTTGTGCGGGGCGATCTTTGCTTTGATTTGACTCAATATATTACTCAATTAACCACCCCTACAGCCTTAATTTGGGGTCAGGCATCAGAATATACGGGGCCAGAGGTCGGATATCGATTACAAGCATTGAACCCTCAAGCAATTCGGATTATGTACCAGTTAAATAATGTGGGGTTCACGCCTCAACTGGAATTACCTGCTGTTACCATCGGTTTGATTCAGCAATTTTTACCTCAACTAGAATCAACAGTAGAAAACTATTGA
- a CDS encoding DUF86 domain-containing protein codes for MPSRNLSRRIRDILEMSKEIESFIAGMSFADFEQDPKTVKAVLYNLAIMGEAAGQLLPEVESLYPEIPWVDMRAIRNVIIHEYFQVNLSITWETIKTDLPPLIKQLHELLENS; via the coding sequence GTGCCTTCTAGAAACTTATCAAGACGGATTAGAGACATTTTAGAAATGAGTAAAGAAATTGAATCATTTATTGCAGGAATGTCTTTTGCCGATTTTGAGCAAGATCCTAAAACAGTTAAAGCAGTTTTGTACAATCTAGCGATTATGGGCGAAGCAGCAGGGCAGCTTTTACCAGAGGTAGAGTCTTTGTATCCAGAAATTCCTTGGGTTGATATGCGTGCGATTCGGAATGTGATCATTCATGAGTATTTTCAGGTAAATTTAAGCATAACTTGGGAAACAATTAAGACAGATTTACCGCCACTAATAAAGCAATTACATGAACTGTTAGAAAATAGTTAG
- a CDS encoding fatty acid desaturase produces the protein MYLNQLLAKSSWINVNSAIGIIVSVVLISFWFISLISLLALDITTVSPGLIILGFCLRTFFQTGLFITTHEAIHGTICPNSQINQAIGYITSWLYALLPYKVLAKNHRLHHQYPATEKDPDFNCLHSNNFLLWYISFMQEYQKGRQFWILLIGMTIVFCTFVLLDVSIINIFLFWVIPILISSLQLFTFGIFLPHRQTNEKYPDRHRAISNNYSVFWSFIACYHFGYHWEHHQYPNLPWYKLPLARQKEGLNS, from the coding sequence ATGTACCTTAATCAATTATTAGCTAAGTCAAGCTGGATAAATGTTAATTCCGCCATCGGAATTATTGTTAGTGTAGTTTTAATTTCATTTTGGTTTATTAGTTTAATCAGTCTTTTAGCACTAGATATTACTACAGTATCTCCAGGTTTAATTATTCTAGGTTTTTGCTTGAGAACTTTTTTTCAGACAGGACTTTTTATTACTACCCATGAGGCAATACACGGAACTATTTGTCCAAATTCTCAAATCAATCAGGCGATCGGCTACATAACTTCTTGGTTGTATGCGCTACTGCCTTACAAAGTTTTGGCAAAAAATCATCGATTACATCATCAATATCCTGCTACCGAAAAAGACCCAGATTTTAACTGTTTACACTCAAATAATTTCTTACTTTGGTATATCAGCTTTATGCAAGAATATCAAAAAGGTAGACAATTTTGGATTTTATTAATTGGGATGACAATTGTATTCTGTACGTTTGTTTTGCTAGATGTTTCTATAATTAATATATTTTTATTTTGGGTGATTCCTATTTTAATAAGTTCCTTGCAACTTTTTACTTTTGGGATCTTTTTACCTCATCGCCAAACAAATGAAAAATATCCAGATCGACATCGAGCTATAAGTAATAATTACTCAGTGTTTTGGTCTTTTATTGCCTGTTACCATTTTGGCTACCATTGGGAACATCACCAATATCCAAATTTACCTTGGTATAAACTTCCTTTAGCTCGTCAAAAAGAAGGTTTAAATTCCTAA